One window of Methylococcus sp. EFPC2 genomic DNA carries:
- the lspA gene encoding signal peptidase II — MLKWLWLSVLVIALDQATKLLVDHSLALYDSIPLVPSFQLTYLRNTGAAFSFLRDAGGWQRWFFITLAGVASVGISVWLKRLPSDRRWEAGAWALVLGGALGNLIDRVAYGYVIDFLDVYYGEWHFPAFNVADSAITVGVGMLLIDAYLTARKDQVG, encoded by the coding sequence ATGCTCAAATGGCTATGGCTGTCGGTGCTGGTGATCGCGCTCGATCAGGCGACCAAGTTGCTGGTCGATCACTCGCTGGCACTTTACGACAGCATCCCGCTGGTTCCGTCCTTCCAACTCACCTATTTGCGCAACACGGGGGCGGCATTCAGCTTTCTGAGGGATGCCGGGGGCTGGCAGCGTTGGTTCTTCATCACGCTGGCCGGTGTCGCCAGCGTGGGCATCTCCGTCTGGCTCAAGCGTCTGCCTAGCGATCGTCGTTGGGAAGCCGGCGCCTGGGCCTTGGTGCTGGGCGGCGCCTTGGGCAATCTGATCGACCGCGTGGCCTACGGCTACGTCATCGATTTCCTGGACGTCTATTACGGCGAGTGGCACTTCCCGGCATTCAACGTCGCCGACTCGGCCATCACCGTGGGCGTCGGTATGTTGCTGATCGATGCCTATCTGACGGCCCGGAAAGATCAGGTCGGCTAA
- a CDS encoding response regulator transcription factor has translation MRLLLIEDDPVLSASLQTDLERSGFVVDMAADGETGEFLGATESYDAAILDLGLPKLPGLEVLRRWRAADNALPVIILTARDAWYEKVDGLKAGADDYLGKPFHIEELIARLQAMLKRRAGLVHPQLEMYGIKLDEERQTVTIDGTKIMQLTALEFRLLRYFMLHPRKVLSKAHLVEHVYGREIDPDSNVLEVYINRLRRMLDKDLITTRRGQGYVFGHEP, from the coding sequence ATTCGCCTGCTATTGATCGAAGATGACCCCGTGTTGAGCGCTTCGCTGCAGACCGACCTCGAGCGCTCCGGTTTCGTCGTGGATATGGCCGCCGACGGTGAAACGGGCGAATTCCTCGGCGCGACCGAAAGCTACGATGCCGCCATACTGGACTTGGGCCTGCCCAAACTGCCGGGGCTGGAAGTCTTGCGCCGCTGGCGCGCGGCCGACAATGCCCTGCCGGTTATTATTCTGACCGCCCGGGATGCTTGGTATGAAAAAGTGGACGGGCTTAAGGCCGGTGCCGACGATTATCTCGGCAAGCCTTTCCACATCGAGGAACTGATCGCGCGTCTGCAGGCCATGCTGAAACGTCGGGCCGGCCTGGTTCATCCCCAACTCGAAATGTACGGGATCAAGCTGGATGAGGAGCGGCAGACCGTCACCATCGACGGCACGAAGATCATGCAGCTAACCGCCCTCGAATTCCGTTTGCTGCGTTATTTCATGCTGCATCCGCGCAAGGTGCTGTCAAAGGCGCATCTGGTGGAGCACGTCTACGGGCGCGAAATCGATCCCGACAGCAACGTCCTGGAGGTCTACATCAACCGGCTCCGGCGCATGCTCGACAAGGATCTCATCACCACCCGCCGAGGCCAGGGCTACGTGTTCGGACACGAACCATGA
- a CDS encoding sensor histidine kinase, whose amino-acid sequence MRSLRGRLNRGLVAILVIVFASQWLLGSYATRLVVEHEMLTRLEHDGDSLLSSFEVGQDGAIRFDTHRLGLIYEQTYSGHYLDIHADGQVFHSRSLADEHMAVEPLAPGQRRQYHCVGPEGQPLLVLARGLALQGQNITLTVAEELTAIDHEIASLSLGYLVLSTSLLLVAIIWQRLDVRRALRPLSELRRDLLAIARGESSRIASDAPAEIRPLVDEINRLLVLTARRLQQSRTAVGNLAHALKTPLAILFRIAADSRLEATPDLARHLLEQSTTIHRRIERELKRARLAGAGSSGALFNPGEELPVLVQVLENVYLEKNLAVEVVAPCQLFPYDREDLLELIGNLADNACKWAEGKVHIHVACQDGFTVNVEDDGPGCTPDKIAQLSQRGLRLDESKPGHGLGLAIARDIAEFYGGDLEFGRSESLGGLSVRVFLPMPPAIA is encoded by the coding sequence ATGAGGTCGTTGCGAGGCCGGCTTAACCGCGGACTCGTTGCCATCCTCGTGATCGTGTTCGCTTCGCAATGGCTATTAGGAAGCTATGCCACGCGCCTCGTGGTCGAGCATGAAATGCTCACCCGCCTCGAACACGACGGCGACTCCCTGCTGTCATCCTTCGAAGTGGGACAAGACGGAGCGATCCGATTCGACACCCACCGGCTGGGACTGATCTACGAACAAACCTATTCCGGCCATTACTTGGACATCCATGCCGATGGCCAGGTGTTCCATTCGAGGTCATTGGCGGATGAACACATGGCGGTCGAGCCTTTGGCGCCGGGGCAGCGGCGCCAATACCATTGCGTAGGCCCAGAAGGCCAGCCCCTGCTGGTACTTGCCCGTGGGCTCGCCCTGCAGGGCCAAAACATCACCCTCACGGTGGCGGAGGAACTGACGGCCATCGACCACGAGATCGCCAGCCTGAGTCTCGGATACCTGGTGCTCAGCACAAGCCTGCTTCTCGTCGCCATCATCTGGCAGCGCCTGGATGTGCGGCGTGCCCTGCGACCGTTGTCCGAGCTACGGCGAGACCTCTTGGCCATCGCCCGCGGCGAGAGTTCGCGTATCGCTTCCGACGCTCCGGCGGAAATCCGGCCGCTGGTGGATGAAATCAACCGCTTGCTGGTTCTGACGGCACGCCGCCTCCAGCAATCGCGCACCGCAGTTGGCAACCTGGCCCACGCCCTCAAAACCCCCCTCGCCATCCTGTTCCGGATTGCTGCCGATTCGAGGTTAGAAGCAACGCCTGATCTTGCCCGACATTTACTGGAGCAATCCACCACCATACACCGGCGGATCGAACGGGAACTGAAACGGGCTCGCTTGGCAGGCGCCGGTAGTTCCGGTGCCCTGTTCAATCCGGGGGAGGAACTCCCCGTCCTGGTCCAAGTTCTGGAAAATGTCTACCTGGAAAAAAATCTGGCCGTCGAAGTGGTCGCGCCGTGCCAATTGTTTCCCTATGATCGCGAAGACCTGCTTGAACTGATCGGCAATCTGGCCGACAACGCCTGCAAATGGGCGGAGGGGAAAGTTCACATCCATGTTGCCTGCCAAGACGGCTTCACGGTCAACGTGGAGGACGACGGGCCCGGCTGTACGCCCGACAAGATCGCACAGCTGAGTCAACGGGGTCTCCGCCTGGATGAATCGAAACCCGGCCACGGGCTCGGCCTGGCCATTGCTCGCGACATCGCCGAATTCTACGGTGGTGATCTCGAATTCGGCCGGTCGGAGTCCTTGGGTGGTCTTTCAGTTCGGGTTTTCTTGCCGATGCCACCCGCGATCGCCTAG
- the plsY gene encoding glycerol-3-phosphate 1-O-acyltransferase PlsY, which yields MSLWLLVPAAYLLGSVSSAVIVSRLMGLPDPREQGSKNPGATNVLRLGGKKAAIITLLGDALKGLIPVLIAVSLGVSAEILAAVGLAAFLGHLYPVFFGFKGGKGVATALGVLGGFSWTIGLAVLGTWLVVAWLSRISSLAALVAAALAPAYVWALVGSPALVGVTVVMSVLLIWRHQDNIRRILKGEESRIGQKKS from the coding sequence ATGTCGCTATGGCTGCTCGTTCCTGCCGCCTATCTGTTGGGTTCCGTCTCCAGCGCGGTCATCGTCAGCCGGCTGATGGGCCTGCCCGACCCGCGAGAGCAGGGCTCGAAGAATCCGGGGGCGACCAATGTCCTGCGTCTGGGCGGCAAGAAGGCGGCCATCATCACCCTGCTGGGCGACGCGCTGAAAGGCCTGATCCCGGTATTGATCGCGGTGAGTTTGGGTGTTTCCGCAGAAATCCTGGCGGCGGTGGGGCTGGCGGCCTTCCTCGGCCATCTCTATCCGGTCTTTTTCGGCTTCAAGGGCGGCAAGGGCGTGGCGACCGCGCTGGGCGTGCTGGGCGGCTTTTCCTGGACCATAGGCTTGGCCGTCCTGGGGACCTGGCTGGTGGTAGCCTGGCTCAGCCGCATATCTTCGCTCGCGGCCCTGGTCGCCGCGGCCCTGGCGCCGGCCTATGTATGGGCGCTGGTGGGTTCACCCGCGCTGGTCGGCGTGACGGTAGTCATGAGCGTGCTGCTGATCTGGCGCCACCAGGACAACATCCGCCGCATCCTCAAGGGCGAGGAAAGCCGCATAGGTCAGAAGAAGTCCTGA
- the folB gene encoding dihydroneopterin aldolase encodes MDIIFLRGLHIDTIIGIYDWERVTRQTVVLDLEMGTDIRKAAASDAIEDTLDYKAVSKRVISFVEESGFFLVETLAERITDIIRQEFGVPWVRLTLNKKGAISGASDVGIIIERGDKSGHA; translated from the coding sequence ATGGACATTATATTTCTGCGCGGCCTGCATATCGATACGATCATAGGCATCTATGACTGGGAGCGGGTGACCCGCCAGACCGTGGTGCTCGACCTGGAAATGGGTACGGACATCCGCAAGGCCGCGGCCAGCGATGCCATCGAAGACACCCTGGATTACAAGGCGGTGTCCAAGCGCGTCATTTCCTTCGTCGAGGAGTCCGGTTTCTTCCTGGTTGAAACCCTGGCCGAGCGCATCACCGATATCATCCGCCAGGAGTTTGGCGTACCCTGGGTCAGGCTGACCCTGAACAAGAAAGGCGCGATCAGCGGCGCCAGCGACGTGGGCATCATCATCGAACGCGGAGATAAATCCGGCCATGCCTGA
- the folK gene encoding 2-amino-4-hydroxy-6-hydroxymethyldihydropteridine diphosphokinase, producing MPEVFVSLGSNVERDRHVPAVLRELGSLFGPLTLSSVYESEAVGFQGDPFYNLVLAFHTERPPQDVARALSELETLHGRTRDSQKFAPRPLDLDLILYGDEIISEGKLRVPRADLTEYAFMLEPMAEIAPDRVHPVLGKTYRDLWAAYDKGKAKQQRIVPPWQTEPQEAP from the coding sequence ATGCCTGAAGTCTTTGTGAGTCTGGGCAGCAACGTGGAACGCGACCGGCACGTCCCGGCCGTCCTGCGCGAGTTGGGCAGCCTGTTCGGCCCCCTGACCCTGTCGAGCGTATATGAAAGCGAGGCCGTGGGTTTCCAGGGCGATCCTTTCTACAACCTGGTGCTGGCGTTTCATACCGAACGGCCGCCGCAGGATGTCGCTCGCGCGCTTTCCGAACTGGAAACGCTGCACGGCCGCACCCGCGACAGCCAGAAGTTCGCCCCGCGTCCCCTGGATCTGGATTTGATCCTCTACGGCGACGAAATCATCAGCGAAGGGAAGCTGCGCGTTCCGCGCGCGGATCTGACCGAATACGCCTTCATGCTGGAGCCCATGGCCGAGATCGCGCCGGACCGCGTGCATCCGGTGCTAGGCAAGACCTATCGTGATCTCTGGGCCGCCTATGACAAGGGCAAGGCCAAACAACAGCGCATCGTTCCACCCTGGCAGACCGAGCCGCAGGAGGCCCCGTGA
- a CDS encoding glutathione peroxidase, with protein sequence MSKPIYAFKIPGLTGGELNFADFRGKVLLLVNTASQCGFTPQYAGLEALHKKYRDRGLVVIGFPCNQFGAQEPGDAQAIAAFCESHYGVTFPLTEKIDVNGPNAHPIYQYLTGAKPGVLGTEAIKWNFTKFLVDREGEVVERYASTTSPESIEADIERSLG encoded by the coding sequence GTGAGCAAACCGATATACGCGTTCAAGATTCCCGGCCTAACCGGCGGAGAGCTGAATTTCGCCGATTTCCGGGGCAAGGTGCTGCTGCTGGTCAACACCGCCAGCCAGTGCGGATTCACGCCGCAATACGCGGGACTGGAAGCGCTGCACAAGAAATACCGGGACCGAGGCCTGGTCGTCATCGGCTTTCCCTGCAACCAGTTCGGCGCCCAGGAGCCGGGCGATGCGCAAGCCATCGCCGCATTCTGCGAGAGCCACTATGGCGTGACTTTTCCCTTGACCGAAAAGATCGACGTCAACGGACCCAACGCCCACCCGATCTATCAATACCTCACCGGCGCGAAACCCGGCGTGCTGGGCACCGAGGCGATCAAATGGAACTTCACCAAGTTCCTCGTCGACCGCGAAGGTGAAGTGGTCGAACGCTACGCCTCCACCACCTCGCCGGAATCCATCGAAGCCGACATCGAGCGCAGTCTCGGCTGA
- a CDS encoding ATP-binding protein yields the protein MDPRRNPYAPGAGTPPPELAGRDEIIERASIALDRIRAGRAARSVVLYGLRGVGKTVLLQRIRQASEREGFVPVGFEAPEDRSLPSVLGPALRTTLIRLSRGAAAKTALQKALRALAGFTKAAKLKYEDVEFSVDFESLPGLADSGDLETDLTDLLLTVGEAAAEDKTAVVMFIDELQYIPEEQLAALISALHRANQNQLPITMVAAGLPQLLAQMGRAKSYAERLFEFVPIGPLERDAARRALCVPAESEEVEFADDAIEEILFRTEGYPYFLQEWGKHAWEEADTSPITQRDAVRATEVALAELDASFFRVRFDRLTPAEKRYMRAMAELGPGPHRSGDIAEILGKKITAVAPVRSRLIEKGMVYSPSHGDTAFTVPLFDGFMKRIMPTLNP from the coding sequence ATGGACCCAAGACGCAACCCATACGCACCGGGCGCCGGCACGCCACCGCCCGAACTGGCCGGTCGAGACGAGATCATCGAACGTGCGTCGATCGCACTCGACCGAATACGAGCGGGTCGTGCTGCACGCAGTGTCGTCTTATACGGGCTACGCGGGGTCGGTAAAACTGTCCTTCTGCAACGTATTCGTCAAGCCTCGGAACGGGAGGGCTTTGTGCCCGTGGGTTTCGAGGCACCTGAAGACCGCTCATTACCCTCCGTACTCGGGCCGGCGTTGCGCACGACGCTCATCCGCCTGAGCCGCGGCGCCGCCGCCAAGACCGCGTTACAGAAAGCACTCCGAGCCCTGGCTGGGTTTACCAAGGCGGCGAAACTGAAATACGAGGATGTCGAATTCAGCGTCGACTTCGAATCCCTGCCAGGGCTTGCCGACAGCGGTGATCTGGAAACTGATCTAACCGATCTTCTACTTACAGTCGGCGAAGCCGCTGCAGAGGACAAAACGGCCGTCGTCATGTTCATTGACGAGCTGCAATATATCCCCGAAGAACAACTGGCCGCACTCATCAGCGCTTTACACCGAGCCAATCAAAATCAGCTACCTATCACCATGGTAGCAGCCGGTTTGCCTCAGCTCCTGGCACAAATGGGGCGGGCGAAATCCTACGCGGAACGCCTTTTTGAATTCGTACCGATTGGCCCCCTCGAACGCGACGCGGCGAGGCGCGCCCTCTGTGTGCCGGCCGAAAGTGAAGAGGTCGAGTTCGCTGACGATGCCATTGAGGAAATTCTTTTCCGCACAGAAGGCTACCCTTACTTCCTGCAGGAGTGGGGTAAGCATGCCTGGGAAGAGGCCGACACTTCACCCATCACTCAGAGGGACGCCGTTCGAGCGACTGAAGTGGCACTGGCCGAGTTAGACGCGAGCTTTTTTCGTGTCCGCTTCGATCGACTAACGCCCGCCGAGAAGCGCTATATGCGCGCCATGGCGGAACTCGGCCCCGGTCCGCATCGGTCTGGCGATATTGCTGAAATTCTCGGCAAGAAGATCACTGCCGTCGCGCCCGTCCGTAGCCGGCTGATCGAAAAAGGCATGGTCTATAGCCCGTCCCATGGCGATACGGCATTCACGGTTCCCCTTTTTGATGGCTTTATGAAGCGGATCATGCCCACACTGAATCCATAG
- a CDS encoding response regulator transcription factor, whose protein sequence is MSVLNSLSAREFDIFCLLARGYTTREVAEELRLGLKTVSTYATLIKGKLAVNTSAEMVRLAYQIGLIKH, encoded by the coding sequence ATGAGCGTGCTCAACAGCCTGTCGGCGCGCGAATTCGACATCTTCTGCCTGCTGGCGCGCGGCTACACCACCCGCGAAGTCGCCGAAGAACTGCGCCTGGGGCTCAAGACCGTGTCCACCTACGCGACTCTGATCAAGGGCAAACTCGCCGTGAACACCAGCGCCGAGATGGTCAGGCTGGCTTATCAGATAGGGCTCATCAAGCATTGA
- the pqqA gene encoding pyrroloquinoline quinone precursor peptide PqqA, giving the protein MKWETPAYIDLRFGFEVTMYIHNR; this is encoded by the coding sequence ATGAAATGGGAAACCCCCGCCTACATCGATCTGCGCTTCGGCTTCGAAGTCACGATGTATATCCATAACCGCTGA
- a CDS encoding PQQ-dependent catabolism-associated beta-propeller protein has protein sequence MKRNLLFLSLISLIGAARADVVYVSLEKDDAIAVLDGLSGELKRTVKLGKRPHGLALSPDYSRLYVANAGENAIGVLDAASLKPIGALPALKDPKVFALTPDGKRLFVSNDDEQKLAVIDIAQNSIVKQIPVAIEPEGVTASPDGRWIINTSESGNVAQWIDTQSLEIVDRTPADGRPRSSRFTDDGLQLWVSSETGGTVSVIDTASRSLVKKLEFKLPGVAPGLVKPVGIRIDKQRRYAYVALGRADRVAVVDAQKLEVLSYIEVGKRVWFLEFSPDQKRLYAVNGLSDDLSIIDLDQRRTVKTVAVGHAPWGIAVRPESMGQAKAE, from the coding sequence ATGAAAAGAAACCTGTTGTTCCTAAGCCTGATTTCCTTGATCGGCGCGGCCCGTGCCGATGTCGTTTATGTCAGCCTCGAGAAAGACGACGCGATCGCCGTTCTCGATGGTCTCAGCGGCGAACTCAAACGCACCGTCAAGCTCGGCAAGCGCCCGCATGGCCTCGCGCTGAGTCCCGACTATTCCCGTCTGTATGTGGCCAATGCGGGAGAAAATGCCATCGGCGTCCTGGACGCCGCGAGTCTGAAGCCCATAGGCGCTTTACCCGCGCTCAAAGACCCCAAGGTCTTCGCTCTAACGCCCGACGGCAAACGGCTGTTCGTCAGCAACGACGACGAGCAAAAGCTCGCGGTCATAGATATCGCGCAAAACAGCATCGTCAAGCAGATACCCGTCGCCATCGAGCCCGAAGGCGTTACCGCCAGCCCCGACGGCCGCTGGATCATCAATACCAGCGAGAGCGGCAACGTGGCGCAGTGGATCGATACGCAAAGCCTGGAGATCGTCGACCGCACGCCGGCAGACGGCCGTCCCCGTTCGTCCAGGTTTACCGATGACGGCCTGCAGCTTTGGGTCAGCTCGGAGACCGGCGGCACCGTGAGCGTCATCGACACGGCCAGCCGCAGTCTGGTGAAGAAACTGGAGTTCAAGTTGCCTGGCGTCGCTCCCGGCCTGGTCAAGCCGGTGGGCATACGCATTGACAAACAGCGGCGCTACGCCTACGTGGCCTTGGGCCGGGCCGATAGGGTGGCGGTGGTGGACGCGCAGAAGCTGGAGGTGCTGAGCTACATCGAGGTAGGCAAGCGGGTCTGGTTCCTGGAGTTTTCCCCGGACCAGAAGCGCCTTTACGCCGTCAACGGCCTGAGCGACGACCTGTCCATCATCGACCTTGATCAGCGCAGGACGGTCAAGACCGTCGCCGTCGGCCACGCTCCCTGGGGTATCGCCGTCAGGCCGGAAAGTATGGGACAGGCTAAGGCCGAATAG
- a CDS encoding methanol/ethanol family PQQ-dependent dehydrogenase yields the protein MHIARRAPASLTAIATALLALMGQAQANQDLDKLSHEDKNWVMQTKDYGATHFSRLKEINADTVKDLKVAWTFSTGVLNGHEGAPLVVDGIMYIHTPFPNNVYAVDLNDTRKILWQYKPKQNPAARAVACCDVVNRGLAYAPAGDHGPAKIFLNQLDGHVVALNAKTGEEIWKLENSDITVGSTLTGAPFVVKDKVLVGSAGAELGVRGYVTAYNIKDGKQEWRAYATGPDEDLLLDPKFNEHNPHYGQFGLGTQTWEGDAWKIGGGTNWGWYAYDPKLDMIYYGSGNPAPWNETMRPGDNKWTMTIWGRDADTGRAKFGYQKTPHDEWDYAGVNYMGLSEQEVNGKLTPLLTHPDRNGIVYTLNRENGDLVNAFKIDDTVNWVKKVDLKTGLPIRDPEYSTRMDHEAKGICPSAMGYHNQGLESYDPDKKLFFMGTNHICMDWEPFMLPYRAGQFFVGATLNMYPGPKGTLGQVKALNSVSGKIEWEIPEKFAVWGGTLATAGNLVFYGTLDGYIKARDTRTGELKWQFQLPSGSIGHPITYAHNGKQYVAIYSGVGGWPGVGLVFDLKDPTAGLGAVGAFKELAHFTQQGGSVFVFSL from the coding sequence ATGCACATTGCAAGACGGGCGCCCGCGTCTCTGACCGCCATTGCTACCGCTCTACTGGCCTTGATGGGCCAGGCACAGGCCAATCAAGACCTCGACAAATTGTCCCACGAAGACAAGAACTGGGTCATGCAGACCAAGGATTACGGTGCCACCCATTTTTCCCGGCTGAAGGAAATCAACGCCGACACCGTGAAGGATTTGAAGGTCGCCTGGACTTTCTCGACCGGCGTGCTGAACGGTCATGAAGGTGCGCCGCTGGTGGTCGACGGCATCATGTACATCCACACGCCGTTCCCCAACAACGTTTACGCCGTCGATCTCAACGACACCCGCAAGATACTCTGGCAATACAAGCCCAAGCAGAATCCGGCCGCTCGCGCCGTGGCCTGCTGCGACGTGGTGAACCGCGGTCTGGCCTATGCACCGGCTGGCGATCATGGCCCGGCCAAGATATTCCTGAATCAGCTCGATGGCCACGTGGTGGCGCTGAATGCCAAAACCGGCGAGGAGATCTGGAAGCTGGAGAACTCCGACATCACCGTGGGTTCCACCCTGACCGGTGCGCCCTTCGTGGTGAAGGACAAGGTGCTGGTCGGTTCCGCCGGCGCCGAGCTGGGCGTGCGCGGCTACGTCACCGCCTACAACATCAAGGACGGCAAGCAGGAATGGCGTGCTTACGCGACCGGCCCGGACGAGGATTTGCTGCTCGACCCCAAATTCAACGAACACAACCCGCACTATGGGCAGTTCGGCCTCGGCACCCAAACCTGGGAAGGCGACGCCTGGAAGATAGGCGGCGGCACCAACTGGGGCTGGTATGCCTACGATCCCAAGCTAGACATGATTTATTACGGTTCCGGCAACCCGGCGCCGTGGAACGAAACCATGCGTCCCGGCGACAACAAATGGACCATGACCATTTGGGGCCGCGACGCCGATACCGGCCGGGCCAAGTTCGGTTACCAGAAGACGCCGCACGACGAATGGGATTACGCCGGCGTCAACTACATGGGCCTGTCCGAGCAGGAAGTCAACGGCAAGCTGACTCCGCTGCTCACCCATCCGGACCGCAACGGCATCGTGTATACGCTCAACCGCGAAAACGGCGATCTGGTCAACGCGTTCAAGATCGACGATACCGTCAACTGGGTCAAGAAAGTGGATCTGAAGACCGGCCTTCCCATCCGCGATCCGGAATACAGCACTCGCATGGATCACGAAGCCAAGGGCATCTGCCCCTCGGCCATGGGTTATCACAACCAGGGACTCGAATCCTACGACCCGGACAAGAAGCTGTTCTTCATGGGCACCAACCATATCTGCATGGACTGGGAGCCCTTCATGCTGCCCTACCGCGCCGGTCAATTTTTCGTAGGCGCGACCTTGAACATGTATCCGGGACCCAAGGGCACCCTGGGCCAGGTCAAGGCACTTAACTCCGTCAGCGGCAAGATCGAATGGGAGATACCGGAGAAGTTCGCGGTCTGGGGCGGCACGCTGGCGACTGCGGGCAACCTGGTCTTCTACGGCACGCTGGACGGCTACATCAAGGCGCGCGACACCCGTACCGGCGAACTCAAGTGGCAGTTCCAGCTTCCGTCGGGCTCCATCGGCCATCCCATCACCTATGCGCATAACGGCAAGCAGTACGTCGCCATCTACAGCGGCGTGGGCGGTTGGCCGGGCGTCGGCCTGGTGTTCGACCTGAAGGACCCGACCGCGGGTCTGGGCGCGGTGGGCGCGTTCAAGGAGCTCGCCCACTTCACCCAGCAGGGCGGTTCGGTCTTCGTGTTCTCGCTGTAA
- the moxJ gene encoding methanol oxidation system protein MoxJ — MRLKRIAILALALPVIAGGAQAAAPLKVCAGENDLPYSDKNKAGFENKLAELIGQDLGRTVEYVWWSDPRLFIRDQLDRGLCDVVIGVDAGDPRLLTTSPYYRSGYVFVVRKDKGLKLADWDDAYLKKANRIAFVPDTPAEAMIRKIGRYNDLFNYQQSLVGFKSKRNQYIRFDPEKLVQEVAGGNADLAVIWGPQAGRYVKQADKTLELRVIPDHQVRADGQKVPHHYSSAIGVRKGEKALAADIDRVLKKRNEEIQTLLKEEGIPLLPLDEPGARAEGSGVDKQKAG; from the coding sequence ATGCGTCTGAAACGCATCGCTATTTTGGCCTTGGCGCTGCCCGTTATCGCGGGCGGTGCGCAGGCCGCCGCGCCGCTCAAGGTGTGCGCAGGGGAAAACGACCTGCCTTATTCGGACAAGAACAAGGCGGGCTTCGAAAACAAGCTGGCCGAGCTGATCGGCCAGGATTTGGGGCGGACGGTGGAATACGTTTGGTGGAGCGATCCGCGGCTTTTCATCCGCGATCAACTCGATCGGGGGCTCTGCGACGTAGTCATCGGCGTCGACGCGGGCGATCCCCGTTTGCTCACCACGTCGCCCTACTATCGGTCCGGCTACGTCTTCGTCGTCCGCAAGGACAAGGGGCTGAAGCTGGCAGATTGGGACGACGCCTACCTGAAAAAGGCAAACCGTATCGCCTTCGTGCCGGACACCCCGGCGGAAGCGATGATCCGCAAGATCGGACGTTACAACGATTTGTTCAATTACCAGCAGTCGCTGGTCGGCTTCAAGTCCAAACGCAACCAGTACATCCGCTTCGATCCGGAAAAGCTGGTGCAGGAAGTCGCCGGCGGAAATGCCGACCTGGCGGTGATCTGGGGCCCCCAGGCCGGCCGCTACGTCAAGCAGGCGGACAAGACCCTGGAATTGCGCGTGATACCGGATCATCAGGTACGCGCCGACGGCCAGAAGGTACCGCATCACTATTCCTCCGCCATCGGAGTGAGGAAGGGTGAAAAAGCCCTGGCGGCCGATATCGACCGCGTGTTGAAGAAGCGCAACGAGGAGATTCAAACCCTGCTCAAGGAAGAAGGCATCCCGTTGCTGCCGCTGGACGAGCCCGGCGCCAGAGCGGAAGGCAGCGGCGTCGACAAACAGAAAGCGGGCTAG
- the moxG gene encoding cytochrome c(L), periplasmic: protein MKRRTLTALALGAALAATAASAEITFRHAITGETLDFEYGKKGGDTEAFKKFKQSGKNPYNTDKAAIDKGHSLYLTACSGCHGHEAEGKLGPGLADDYWTYPRGATDVGLFEILWGGAQGMMGPQYTNLNADELLQIMSFLRSIYKGDPAKAEWLK, encoded by the coding sequence ATGAAACGCAGAACGCTGACCGCACTCGCCTTGGGTGCGGCGCTGGCCGCCACGGCGGCATCCGCCGAGATCACCTTCCGCCATGCCATCACCGGCGAAACCCTGGATTTCGAATACGGCAAGAAGGGGGGCGATACCGAGGCTTTCAAGAAGTTCAAGCAAAGCGGCAAGAACCCTTACAACACCGACAAGGCCGCCATCGACAAAGGCCACAGTTTGTATCTGACGGCCTGTTCCGGCTGCCACGGCCACGAGGCCGAGGGCAAGCTGGGACCGGGGCTGGCGGACGACTACTGGACCTATCCGCGCGGCGCCACCGACGTGGGCTTGTTCGAAATCCTCTGGGGCGGCGCCCAGGGCATGATGGGCCCGCAATACACCAATCTGAACGCCGACGAGTTGCTGCAAATCATGAGCTTCCTGCGCAGCATCTACAAAGGCGATCCCGCCAAGGCCGAATGGCTCAAATAA
- a CDS encoding methanol dehydrogenase [cytochrome c] subunit yields MKATLKIVLPALVLAVLAASAQAYDGTVCKSAGNCWQPKPGFPEKVAGSQYDPKHDPAELNKQQEAIKAMEARNAKRVEQYNATGKFNYKVE; encoded by the coding sequence ATGAAGGCAACGCTGAAAATTGTTTTACCCGCCCTGGTTCTCGCCGTATTGGCCGCATCCGCGCAGGCCTACGACGGTACCGTCTGCAAATCGGCCGGCAACTGCTGGCAGCCCAAGCCCGGCTTCCCGGAAAAGGTGGCCGGCAGCCAGTACGATCCCAAGCACGATCCCGCCGAGCTTAACAAGCAGCAGGAAGCGATCAAGGCGATGGAAGCGCGCAACGCCAAGCGGGTGGAGCAATACAACGCGACCGGCAAATTCAACTACAAGGTCGAATAA